The proteins below are encoded in one region of Deferribacter autotrophicus:
- a CDS encoding RNA-binding S4 domain-containing protein, whose product MRLDKFLKVCMLIKRRSVANEAADEGFIYVNGRKAKPSTKIKEGDLITLDMWNYKKEIKVLKVPETKGSIPKKNIDEYIEVLSYEVKNVDDF is encoded by the coding sequence ATGAGACTTGATAAATTTTTGAAAGTTTGCATGCTTATTAAACGCAGAAGTGTGGCAAACGAAGCTGCTGATGAAGGTTTTATCTATGTAAACGGTCGAAAAGCAAAACCTTCTACGAAAATTAAAGAGGGGGATTTGATTACTCTTGATATGTGGAATTATAAGAAAGAAATAAAGGTATTGAAGGTGCCTGAGACTAAAGGGAGTATTCCTAAAAAAAATATTGATGAATATATAGAAGTTTTATCCTATGAAGTAAAAAATGTGGATGATTTTTAA
- the mfd gene encoding transcription-repair coupling factor has translation MKQHLFTGLWGSSKTYFLRKYLGANDSAVVICENRFDMEKVVNELSFFFPEKRVLPFPELTHDPFDEVKIEKEIFSKRVKTLHSLIMDKSPFILVGTIYSTCKKILSKNEFLDSVLTFSVGDITSIDEIRYFLDCLGYVEVEMVSAEGEFLIRGDLVEIYPSGAENPVRIEFFDDEIEKIYSFDYEKLSKIAEMNTVTILPADEIVSDNDKLIENVADERIKEKIKEFGKFAGIHWYAPYVNEMASIFDYVDGRFKTIVISDSFDEKLDNFEKFIVQNYSEAKHKYPLESVFLAKADLFKEIASSEIFYLKEIDDSGKINVEFTAATSFYSTKSSNIYENAENFTVKLKELIKNNYTVAVTFNNRKIKETFSNFATEHEIIVKEVRNFFDFEAKIVGIVEGSFSGGFIDEKSKFALFVDSEVFGFVKKRRQGKKKQLFKTNIADLEVGDFVVHIDYGIGKYHGIETKEIGGIKGDYIKVEFENEEILYIPISNIGLIQKYVGAKGYQPRLSSLKSNRWKKLKEQAYKSAKKLAVDILKIYAERKKKRGFAFVNDGEILRTIEARFPYEETEDQLVVLNEVFRDMESEKPMERLICGDVGFGKTEVAIRAAAKAVESGKQVAFLAPTTVLVRQHFQNFTERFTDLPVNIDYVSRLKSNSEIKKTLEKVKNGEVDIIIGTHRLLSKDVEFKDLGLLIVDEEQRFGVNHKEKIKAIKSDVDVLTLTATPIPRTLQLSLSGLRDMSVIETPPHDREPVSIKVIKNDEEVQAAILKELKRGGQVYFLHNSVENIEKVAAFVKEMAPMSEVRVAHGQMDSNTLDKVFEEFYQGDIDILVCTTIVENGLDIPNANTIIINNAHKFGLAQLYQLKGRVGRGKRRGYCYLRIPSGVSLSEIARRRLKIIQQLSDLGSGFKISTHDLQLRGAGDILGAEQSGFVVNVGYELYIQMVNDAINELRGEDKAAFETEIISNVPHYIPASFIPSHRERINYYRTISDLNEFDNIKDVIDELNMLYGDLPVETFNLIYIMYLKNVFSIFKVKKMFVLNGSINLVMDKDTNFNINTFLILVKESDKIVANFKDENTLCMVYKGDNYFLKEFALFFKRYLNALKGEKELA, from the coding sequence ATGAAACAACATCTTTTTACAGGTCTCTGGGGTTCATCGAAAACTTACTTTTTGAGGAAGTATTTAGGAGCAAATGATTCTGCCGTTGTTATCTGTGAAAATAGATTTGATATGGAAAAAGTTGTTAATGAGTTGAGCTTTTTTTTCCCGGAGAAAAGAGTTTTACCATTTCCTGAACTTACTCATGATCCATTCGATGAAGTGAAAATTGAAAAGGAAATTTTTTCAAAAAGGGTTAAAACATTACATTCACTGATAATGGATAAGAGTCCGTTTATATTGGTGGGGACAATTTACTCAACTTGTAAAAAAATCTTGTCAAAGAATGAGTTTTTAGATTCAGTGCTTACGTTTTCAGTGGGTGACATAACTTCCATAGATGAGATAAGATATTTTTTGGATTGCCTTGGGTATGTGGAAGTGGAGATGGTATCTGCGGAAGGTGAATTTCTTATCAGGGGTGATTTGGTTGAAATTTATCCTTCTGGAGCAGAGAATCCTGTAAGAATTGAATTTTTTGATGATGAGATAGAAAAGATATATTCATTTGACTATGAAAAACTAAGCAAAATAGCTGAAATGAATACCGTTACCATTTTGCCCGCGGATGAGATTGTTTCAGATAATGACAAATTAATTGAAAATGTAGCTGATGAGAGGATAAAGGAAAAAATAAAAGAGTTTGGAAAGTTTGCAGGGATTCACTGGTATGCTCCCTATGTAAATGAGATGGCTTCAATTTTTGATTATGTGGATGGTAGATTTAAGACCATTGTTATAAGCGACAGTTTTGATGAAAAACTGGATAACTTTGAGAAGTTTATTGTACAGAATTATAGTGAAGCTAAACACAAGTACCCCCTTGAATCTGTTTTTCTAGCTAAAGCTGATCTATTTAAAGAAATTGCAAGTAGTGAAATATTTTATTTGAAAGAAATTGATGATAGTGGGAAAATCAATGTGGAGTTTACTGCTGCCACATCTTTTTATTCAACAAAAAGCTCAAATATTTACGAAAATGCAGAAAATTTTACCGTTAAGTTAAAAGAACTTATAAAAAATAACTATACGGTGGCAGTTACTTTTAATAATCGTAAAATAAAGGAGACTTTTAGTAACTTTGCCACTGAGCATGAAATAATTGTAAAAGAAGTAAGAAATTTTTTTGATTTTGAAGCCAAAATTGTTGGTATTGTAGAAGGTAGTTTTTCAGGTGGATTTATTGACGAAAAAAGCAAGTTTGCACTTTTTGTAGATAGCGAAGTTTTCGGTTTTGTAAAGAAAAGGCGTCAAGGCAAGAAGAAGCAACTTTTTAAAACAAATATTGCTGATTTAGAGGTAGGAGACTTTGTTGTACATATTGATTATGGTATCGGTAAATATCATGGTATTGAAACCAAAGAGATTGGTGGAATTAAAGGGGATTACATAAAGGTAGAGTTTGAAAATGAAGAAATTTTGTATATTCCGATATCAAATATTGGATTGATTCAAAAGTATGTGGGAGCAAAGGGGTATCAGCCAAGGCTTAGCAGTTTGAAATCAAATAGATGGAAAAAGCTGAAAGAACAAGCTTATAAAAGTGCCAAAAAGCTTGCAGTAGATATTCTAAAAATTTATGCAGAGAGAAAAAAGAAAAGAGGGTTTGCATTTGTAAATGATGGTGAAATTCTAAGGACCATAGAAGCAAGATTCCCTTATGAAGAAACGGAAGACCAGCTTGTGGTTTTAAATGAGGTATTCAGGGATATGGAAAGTGAAAAACCTATGGAGAGACTTATTTGTGGAGATGTGGGATTTGGGAAGACTGAAGTAGCTATCAGGGCTGCAGCAAAGGCTGTGGAGAGTGGAAAACAGGTGGCTTTTCTTGCTCCCACTACTGTTCTTGTAAGACAGCATTTTCAAAACTTTACAGAGAGATTTACAGATTTGCCGGTTAATATAGATTATGTGTCGAGATTAAAGAGTAATAGTGAAATAAAGAAGACCCTGGAAAAAGTAAAAAACGGGGAAGTTGATATTATTATTGGGACTCACAGGTTGTTGTCAAAAGATGTGGAATTTAAAGATTTAGGGCTCTTGATTGTGGATGAGGAACAGCGATTTGGAGTAAATCATAAAGAGAAGATAAAGGCAATTAAAAGCGATGTAGATGTTTTGACTTTGACGGCTACACCTATTCCTAGAACTCTCCAATTATCATTGAGCGGTTTAAGAGATATGAGCGTTATAGAAACACCTCCTCATGACAGGGAGCCTGTTTCTATTAAGGTGATAAAGAATGATGAAGAGGTTCAAGCAGCTATTTTAAAAGAGTTGAAAAGGGGTGGGCAAGTTTATTTTTTACACAACAGTGTTGAGAATATTGAGAAAGTGGCTGCTTTTGTAAAAGAGATGGCGCCCATGTCTGAAGTGAGGGTTGCACATGGGCAGATGGATTCTAATACACTGGATAAAGTGTTTGAGGAATTTTATCAGGGAGATATTGACATTCTTGTATGTACTACCATAGTGGAAAATGGACTTGATATCCCCAATGCTAATACCATAATTATTAATAATGCACATAAATTCGGTCTGGCTCAGCTTTATCAATTGAAAGGGAGAGTAGGAAGGGGTAAGAGAAGGGGGTATTGTTATTTAAGAATTCCGTCAGGAGTGAGCCTCAGTGAAATAGCAAGAAGAAGATTAAAGATAATACAACAGTTATCTGACTTGGGTAGTGGTTTTAAAATTTCTACACACGATTTGCAATTGCGCGGGGCTGGAGATATTTTAGGGGCTGAACAATCGGGCTTTGTGGTTAACGTGGGTTATGAGCTTTATATTCAAATGGTTAATGACGCCATTAACGAGCTTAGAGGCGAAGATAAAGCTGCTTTTGAAACGGAAATTATTTCCAATGTGCCTCACTACATACCAGCTTCATTTATACCATCTCATAGGGAAAGAATTAATTATTATAGAACGATTTCAGATTTAAATGAATTTGATAATATTAAAGATGTCATTGATGAACTAAATATGCTCTACGGGGATCTTCCTGTGGAGACCTTTAATTTAATTTATATTATGTATTTGAAGAATGTTTTTTCTATTTTTAAAGTGAAGAAGATGTTTGTTTTAAATGGAAGCATTAACCTAGTTATGGATAAAGATACAAATTTTAATATAAATACCTTTCTTATTTTGGTAAAAGAAAGCGATAAAATAGTTGCAAATTTTAAAGATGAAAATACACTGTGCATGGTTTACAAGGGTGATAACTATTTTTTAAAGGAATTTGCTTTATTCTTTAAAAGGTATTTGAATGCATTGAAGGGTGAAAAAGAGTTGGCATGA
- the glmU gene encoding bifunctional UDP-N-acetylglucosamine diphosphorylase/glucosamine-1-phosphate N-acetyltransferase GlmU produces the protein MNIKVIILAAGKGTRMKSEKSKVMFSVAGKPMIDYVLFTAKEISNDIVVVVNDTQKDLLSHLDDNNINYVFQEKQLGTGDAVKSAIKNIEDFDGKVLILCGDMPLVKAQTLKQFVEEAKNSDVALITTLMDDPTGYGRIIRDGKKQVLKIVEEKDANDYEKRVNEVNTGIYLVDFAYLKPALENLKNDNAQGEYYLTDIVKSGSFAYLVEDSDQFLGVNDRVALYSASKSIWRQRAYNFMKEGVTIMDVETFYCDESVKIENDVVIYPNVFLEGETVIKKGCKIYSGVRIVNSIIEEDCEIKDNTLIEDSKVGKKCSVGPMAHLRPGTILEGENKIGNFVETKKIFFGKGSKASHLTYLGDAEIGRNVNVGCGTITCNYDGFTKHKTVIGDEVFVGSDVQFVAPVKIGKGALIAAGSTVTKDVPDDALAITRAEQRNIEGWVPRWRAKKMNKEK, from the coding sequence ATGAATATCAAAGTAATTATCCTGGCAGCTGGAAAAGGGACCAGAATGAAATCTGAAAAGTCCAAAGTGATGTTTAGTGTGGCTGGAAAACCTATGATTGATTACGTATTGTTCACTGCGAAAGAGATTAGCAATGATATTGTAGTTGTTGTTAACGATACACAAAAAGATTTATTGAGTCACCTTGATGACAATAATATAAATTATGTTTTTCAAGAAAAACAGCTTGGTACTGGAGATGCGGTTAAATCTGCCATTAAAAATATTGAGGATTTTGACGGCAAGGTTTTAATTTTATGTGGGGATATGCCCCTTGTAAAAGCTCAGACATTAAAGCAGTTTGTTGAGGAAGCAAAAAACAGTGATGTGGCGTTAATCACCACATTGATGGATGATCCTACAGGTTATGGAAGAATTATAAGAGATGGGAAAAAGCAGGTTTTAAAAATTGTGGAAGAAAAGGATGCAAACGATTATGAAAAGAGGGTAAACGAAGTTAATACTGGGATTTATTTGGTTGATTTTGCCTATTTGAAACCTGCCCTTGAGAACTTAAAGAATGATAATGCTCAGGGAGAATATTATCTAACCGATATCGTAAAAAGTGGCAGTTTTGCATATTTGGTTGAAGATTCTGATCAGTTTCTAGGTGTTAATGATAGGGTTGCCCTTTACAGTGCTTCAAAGAGTATCTGGAGACAGAGAGCTTACAACTTTATGAAAGAAGGTGTTACCATAATGGATGTGGAAACTTTTTACTGTGATGAATCCGTAAAAATCGAAAATGATGTGGTGATATATCCAAATGTGTTTTTGGAGGGGGAAACGGTTATCAAAAAAGGGTGCAAAATTTATTCTGGAGTTAGAATTGTAAACAGTATTATTGAAGAAGATTGTGAAATCAAAGATAACACTCTCATTGAAGATTCAAAGGTTGGCAAAAAATGCAGTGTGGGGCCGATGGCTCATCTGAGACCTGGTACAATATTAGAAGGGGAAAATAAAATAGGTAATTTTGTGGAAACCAAGAAGATATTTTTTGGTAAAGGTTCTAAAGCAAGCCATTTGACATATCTTGGGGATGCAGAAATTGGTAGAAACGTAAATGTGGGATGTGGAACAATTACCTGCAATTATGATGGATTTACAAAGCATAAGACTGTAATTGGTGATGAGGTATTTGTGGGTAGTGATGTGCAGTTTGTGGCTCCGGTTAAAATTGGTAAAGGTGCTTTGATAGCGGCAGGTTCTACAGTTACAAAGGATGTGCCGGATGATGCCCTTGCCATCACAAGAGCTGAGCAGAGAAACATTGAAGGGTGGGTGCCACGCTGGAGAGCAAAAAAGATGAATAAGGAGAAATGA
- a CDS encoding DUF364 domain-containing protein, with product MKLLSHIIFEEAEEKLSNLSVIDYVLGLSYIGVKTEAGIGIAYTFRANISSGCNILNKNLKGLKALDLAKLFFSDDLLESSIGLATINSVLNNGQKDTREITERFDFKNKNVAIVGYFKPVIEKIKDIVKNLYIFELKTFPNILPPNLAKFYLPNCDIVIISGTTLINKTTEDFLCYCSDTSVKIIMGPSTPLSNELSKFSNIAGSFVKDDNILDAISKGAGMKGIKPYIEKRWLTKSNI from the coding sequence ATGAAACTACTCTCCCATATTATTTTCGAAGAAGCGGAAGAAAAATTATCAAATCTATCTGTAATTGATTACGTCTTAGGATTAAGTTACATAGGTGTAAAAACGGAAGCTGGAATAGGGATAGCCTACACCTTCAGGGCAAATATTTCATCTGGTTGTAATATACTCAATAAAAATCTTAAAGGACTAAAAGCCCTAGACCTTGCCAAACTGTTTTTTAGTGATGATCTCCTCGAATCCTCAATAGGTCTTGCGACAATAAACTCGGTTTTGAACAATGGGCAAAAAGATACCCGTGAAATTACTGAACGGTTTGATTTTAAAAATAAAAATGTAGCTATTGTAGGATATTTCAAACCGGTCATTGAAAAAATTAAAGATATTGTCAAAAATCTATATATTTTTGAACTAAAAACCTTTCCTAATATTTTACCACCCAACCTTGCAAAATTTTATCTTCCAAATTGTGATATTGTAATAATCTCAGGCACAACATTGATTAATAAAACAACGGAAGATTTCCTTTGTTACTGCTCTGATACCAGTGTAAAAATAATAATGGGACCATCCACACCACTTTCCAATGAATTGAGTAAGTTTTCAAATATTGCAGGAAGTTTCGTGAAAGATGATAACATCCTCGATGCCATATCAAAAGGCGCCGGTATGAAAGGGATAAAACCTTACATAGAAAAACGATGGCTCACTAAATCAAATATTTAA
- a CDS encoding methyl-accepting chemotaxis protein, translating into MNKLKDFVTFKSWDLKKMVGVLLIIILLLILVTVSGTIYTVYVLKKQKADALIINMAGRQRMLTQKMTKEMMIYLNYKRQGNVELASKYEKTLKNTMQLFDMTLNSLTYGGKVSIDLNMKSFEKIPGAYDETVKKQLLTVKEIWNTFHKKINNILKNHSDDDSLHFVLNNNIKLLTEMNKAVYLMQKYSEKKVSSLLVFGFISIIISLINGLFALYLVRIITSRILVSRKYIHEITNGNLNFQIDENIQDGILKDLIIMKNKISGIMMSLLNLINELVLTKDKLQAISSETSTMIENNTNGIISIASAMEEISVTSEEVLNNVNIVNNVMSNATSVTEEGKNKLYETVSRINNIKNNTSELAQTVEDLVYSSDEISNILNVIYDIADQTNLLALNAAIEAARAGEHGRGFAVVADEVRKLAEKTQKSVKEIGNIIAQLKEKTKTAHNKMQIAGESVEESVKIINETEIAFNKIVDIIREISEKNSLINTSINEQTIALSNINQNVQSLSAGTEQSKSMIQSFMNIVKSINNQVNKLSEIAKVFKV; encoded by the coding sequence ATGAACAAGTTGAAAGATTTTGTCACTTTTAAAAGCTGGGACCTGAAGAAAATGGTCGGGGTTTTGTTAATTATCATTTTATTACTTATTCTGGTAACAGTTTCAGGAACAATTTACACAGTATATGTTTTAAAGAAACAGAAAGCTGATGCTCTAATTATTAACATGGCAGGAAGACAACGTATGCTAACACAAAAAATGACTAAAGAAATGATGATATATTTAAACTATAAACGCCAAGGAAATGTAGAATTAGCCAGTAAATATGAAAAGACTTTGAAGAATACTATGCAACTATTTGATATGACATTAAATAGTCTTACATATGGCGGAAAAGTTTCAATAGATTTGAATATGAAATCGTTTGAAAAAATTCCTGGAGCATATGATGAAACCGTAAAAAAACAATTATTAACCGTAAAAGAAATCTGGAATACTTTTCATAAAAAAATAAATAATATTCTAAAGAATCATTCTGATGATGATTCATTACATTTTGTTTTAAACAACAACATTAAATTATTAACAGAAATGAACAAAGCCGTATACTTAATGCAAAAATATTCTGAAAAAAAAGTTTCTTCATTATTAGTTTTTGGTTTTATTAGTATAATTATCAGCTTAATAAATGGTTTGTTTGCATTGTATTTAGTAAGGATTATCACATCAAGAATACTCGTTTCTCGAAAATATATACATGAAATAACTAACGGAAACTTAAATTTTCAAATCGATGAAAATATTCAAGACGGAATATTGAAAGATTTGATCATAATGAAAAACAAAATATCAGGAATCATGATGTCATTGTTAAATTTAATAAATGAACTGGTTTTAACAAAAGATAAACTACAAGCAATTTCTAGTGAAACATCCACCATGATAGAAAATAATACGAATGGAATAATCAGTATAGCATCTGCAATGGAAGAAATTAGTGTTACATCAGAAGAAGTTTTAAATAATGTTAATATAGTAAATAATGTCATGAGTAACGCGACTAGTGTTACAGAAGAAGGTAAAAATAAGTTATATGAAACTGTTTCTCGTATAAACAATATTAAAAATAATACATCTGAGTTAGCTCAAACTGTGGAAGATTTGGTTTATTCATCAGATGAAATAAGTAATATTTTAAATGTAATTTATGATATAGCAGACCAAACAAACTTGCTAGCACTCAATGCAGCCATTGAAGCTGCAAGGGCAGGTGAACATGGTAGAGGCTTTGCAGTTGTTGCAGACGAAGTTAGAAAATTAGCAGAAAAAACACAAAAATCCGTGAAAGAAATCGGAAACATAATAGCTCAATTAAAAGAAAAAACGAAAACAGCACATAATAAAATGCAAATTGCTGGAGAAAGCGTTGAAGAATCAGTTAAAATTATTAACGAAACAGAGATAGCTTTTAATAAAATAGTTGATATAATTAGAGAAATTTCAGAAAAGAATAGCCTGATTAATACTTCTATAAATGAGCAAACAATAGCATTAAGTAATATCAATCAAAATGTTCAAAGTTTATCAGCCGGTACTGAACAAAGTAAAAGCATGATTCAATCTTTCATGAATATTGTTAAAAGTATAAACAACCAAGTAAATAAATTAAGTGAAATAGCTAAGGTTTTTAAAGTTTAA
- the hisE gene encoding phosphoribosyl-ATP diphosphatase, with protein MNFEIIEKLINIIKDRKTNPKEGSYTNTLLSAGENKIIKKLGEEFAEFLKAYLTEPEDRVVSEFADLFYHFLVAFEYKDIDFANVLKELESRHK; from the coding sequence ATGAATTTTGAAATTATCGAAAAATTAATAAACATTATTAAAGATAGAAAAACTAACCCAAAAGAAGGCTCGTATACCAACACATTATTATCTGCAGGAGAAAATAAAATCATAAAGAAATTGGGTGAAGAATTTGCCGAATTTTTAAAAGCATATTTAACAGAACCTGAAGATAGAGTTGTTTCTGAATTTGCTGATTTATTTTACCATTTTCTTGTTGCTTTCGAATATAAAGATATAGACTTTGCAAATGTTTTAAAAGAATTGGAGAGCAGACACAAATGA
- the hisF gene encoding imidazole glycerol phosphate synthase subunit HisF gives MLAKRIIPCLDVKDGRVVKGTKFLNLRDAGDPVEVAKLYNEEGADEITFLDITASAENRGIILDVVAKTAEQVFIPLTVGGGVRTIEDIRNLLNAGADKVSINTAAVKNPEFVKEASAKFGSQCIVVAIDAKRKTDSFGWEVYTHGGRNPTGIDAIEWAKRMEMYGAGEILLTSMDKDGTKDGYDIELTEAIAEAVEIPVIASGGVGSPEHILEGLTVGKADAALAASIFHYKEYSIKEVKQFLKDNGVTVRL, from the coding sequence ATGCTTGCAAAAAGAATTATTCCATGCCTTGATGTTAAAGATGGCAGAGTGGTAAAAGGAACAAAATTTTTAAACCTTAGAGATGCTGGAGATCCGGTTGAAGTAGCAAAACTCTATAATGAAGAGGGTGCTGATGAAATAACCTTTCTGGATATTACAGCAAGTGCAGAAAATCGTGGTATCATTCTTGATGTGGTAGCTAAAACAGCTGAGCAGGTTTTTATCCCACTCACAGTTGGTGGCGGTGTTAGAACCATTGAAGACATTAGAAACCTTTTAAACGCAGGTGCCGATAAGGTATCAATAAATACTGCAGCAGTTAAAAACCCAGAATTTGTAAAGGAAGCTTCAGCTAAATTCGGCTCACAATGTATCGTCGTAGCGATAGATGCCAAAAGGAAAACGGACAGCTTCGGGTGGGAAGTCTATACCCATGGTGGCAGAAATCCTACAGGTATAGATGCTATTGAGTGGGCAAAAAGAATGGAAATGTACGGTGCCGGAGAGATACTTTTAACGAGCATGGATAAAGATGGTACAAAAGACGGTTATGACATTGAATTGACAGAGGCAATAGCTGAAGCTGTGGAAATACCTGTAATCGCTTCAGGCGGTGTAGGATCTCCTGAACATATTCTTGAAGGGCTTACAGTAGGTAAAGCTGACGCAGCCCTTGCCGCATCAATATTTCATTATAAAGAATACAGCATAAAAGAGGTAAAGCAGTTTTTAAAAGACAATGGTGTAACTGTTAGATTGTAA
- a CDS encoding peptidylprolyl isomerase: MKKVIVILIIIAAFLISCQRKESKEARSGQDNKTLVQSVNDFKNAAIIINGSPYYKEDILNFVYFNFPETSDMDLSNDNLTRLYLDEFINFKLLVEEAVKNNVKIDKKRFEEIIKNVKSLSDESYVINLPISFENYKELFKENLIVKEWVNRLIEKNITVTEEEVRSKYEEFVKKYKPSTRYHVLHIVTLNYNDAKKARMKLLRGKKFSEVAKKYSVGPEKDDGGDLGNIVLDDMPKVFQYIKNLKINRISPIYKSDYGYHIFKVVGKEREQNKSFEVLKPRIYQELYTSKVDKFLNNHVKELRKNAEIKINNPDLNIADSDNSSKSN; encoded by the coding sequence ATGAAGAAAGTAATCGTTATTTTGATAATAATTGCTGCTTTTCTTATTTCTTGTCAGAGGAAAGAATCTAAAGAAGCTAGAAGCGGTCAGGATAATAAAACTTTAGTGCAGAGTGTTAATGATTTTAAGAATGCCGCTATTATAATTAATGGCAGCCCTTATTACAAAGAGGATATCCTAAACTTTGTGTATTTTAATTTCCCTGAAACTTCTGATATGGATTTAAGTAATGATAACTTAACCCGTCTTTATTTGGATGAGTTCATAAATTTCAAGCTACTGGTTGAAGAGGCCGTGAAAAATAATGTAAAGATTGATAAGAAAAGATTTGAAGAGATAATAAAAAATGTTAAGAGTCTTAGTGATGAATCGTATGTGATTAATTTGCCAATAAGTTTTGAAAATTACAAAGAATTATTTAAAGAAAATTTAATAGTCAAAGAATGGGTAAACAGGCTAATTGAAAAAAATATAACTGTGACAGAAGAGGAAGTGAGAAGTAAATACGAAGAATTTGTAAAAAAGTATAAGCCATCAACAAGGTATCATGTGCTTCATATTGTAACACTAAATTATAATGATGCTAAGAAGGCAAGAATGAAGCTTTTGAGAGGTAAAAAATTTTCTGAGGTGGCAAAGAAATATTCTGTAGGACCAGAAAAAGATGATGGTGGAGATCTGGGAAATATTGTGCTTGATGATATGCCAAAGGTTTTTCAATATATCAAGAATCTGAAGATTAATAGGATAAGTCCCATTTACAAGTCAGATTATGGTTACCATATTTTTAAAGTGGTTGGTAAAGAAAGGGAGCAAAATAAAAGTTTTGAAGTACTTAAACCAAGGATTTACCAGGAGTTATATACGAGTAAAGTGGATAAGTTTTTAAATAATCATGTAAAGGAGTTGAGAAAAAATGCAGAAATTAAAATTAACAATCCTGATCTTAATATTGCTGACAGCGACAATTCAAGCAAAAGTAATTGA
- a CDS encoding peptidylprolyl isomerase codes for MQKLKLTILILILLTATIQAKVIDKIVAIVGDKIITQYDVESFNPKKVKQIYSIKDEARREILLKKYYKEVLDFLVNQYIYEIAAEREGIKVTDDEVDRALNDVLKQNNITMDQLEQVLEQNGLTLEKYKYQLKNEILNARIRSAVIMPKLVVTDEDIKNYIDEHQNELKLADKYELRIIRVSSEDEVKKVKEYIKEKSFADAAIKFSKDKTSKKGGYVGWLKISDLPEKYRKIVIEHKKGDVFEMKDGKDFVIFYIEDFKSKYDVDDKLREEITRKIKEKMYPEVVKSWLEKHKTTIFIKYM; via the coding sequence ATGCAGAAATTAAAATTAACAATCCTGATCTTAATATTGCTGACAGCGACAATTCAAGCAAAAGTAATTGATAAAATCGTTGCCATTGTTGGTGATAAAATAATTACTCAGTATGATGTAGAATCATTTAATCCGAAAAAAGTTAAGCAGATTTATTCTATAAAAGATGAAGCGAGGAGAGAAATCCTTTTGAAGAAATATTATAAAGAAGTGTTAGATTTTCTGGTAAATCAATACATCTATGAGATTGCTGCTGAGAGAGAAGGGATAAAAGTGACAGATGATGAGGTGGATAGGGCTCTCAATGATGTTTTAAAGCAAAACAATATTACCATGGATCAGCTTGAGCAGGTTTTAGAGCAAAACGGATTGACTCTTGAGAAATACAAGTATCAGCTGAAAAATGAAATTTTAAATGCAAGAATAAGATCGGCTGTAATTATGCCAAAACTTGTTGTTACAGATGAAGATATTAAAAATTATATTGACGAGCATCAAAATGAGTTGAAGCTTGCAGATAAATATGAGCTTAGAATCATACGTGTGAGCAGTGAAGATGAAGTAAAGAAGGTAAAAGAATATATCAAAGAGAAATCTTTTGCAGATGCAGCGATTAAATTTTCAAAAGATAAGACATCAAAAAAAGGTGGATATGTAGGGTGGTTAAAGATTTCTGATTTACCGGAAAAATACAGAAAAATTGTGATAGAACATAAGAAAGGTGATGTATTTGAAATGAAAGATGGAAAAGATTTTGTAATTTTTTACATTGAAGATTTTAAAAGCAAATATGATGTGGATGATAAATTACGAGAGGAGATAACCAGGAAGATAAAAGAGAAGATGTATCCAGAGGTGGTAAAATCCTGGTTAGAAAAACATAAAACTACAATTTTCATTAAATATATGTAA